In Bubalus kerabau isolate K-KA32 ecotype Philippines breed swamp buffalo chromosome 4, PCC_UOA_SB_1v2, whole genome shotgun sequence, one DNA window encodes the following:
- the LOC129650459 gene encoding cyclin-dependent kinase 2-associated protein 1, with protein MSYKPNLTAHMPAASLNAAGSVHPPSTSMATSSQYRQLLSDYGPPSLGYTQGTGNSQVPQSKYAELLAIIEELGKEIRPTYAGSKSAMERLKRGIIHARGLVRECLAETERNARS; from the coding sequence ATGTCTTACAAACCGAACTTGACCGCGCACATGCCCGCCGCCTCCCTCAACGCCGCTGGGAGCGTCCACCCGCCCTCCACCAGCATGGCAACGTCTTCACAGTACCGCCAGCTGCTGAGTGACTACGGGCCTCCATCTCTCGGCTACACTCAGGGCACTGGGAACAGCCAGGTGCCCCAGAGCAAATATGCCGAGCTGCTGGCCATCATCGAAGAGCTGGGGAAGGAGATCAGACCCACCTACGCGGGCAGCAAGAGTGCGATGGAGAGACTAAAACGAGGCATCATCCATGCCCGAGGATTGGTGCGGGAGTGCCTGGCTGAAACGGAGCGGAATGCCAGGTCCTAG